In Lotus japonicus ecotype B-129 chromosome 5, LjGifu_v1.2, one genomic interval encodes:
- the LOC130720558 gene encoding uncharacterized protein LOC130720558, translated as MLQTGEGFVVDLSKSSCTCNLFDLVGIPCRHAVAAIACKRMKPEDFVHPYYKRAAYEATYGHEITPINGQELWQPTNDPEILPPIKKRGPGRPKKLRRRDPFEDLGSTRLSRTVAKHKCSRCGQHGHNSRRCPNPVEIQEPEAGQGSEPGQDPVAAGQGSQPVETQEDASQVINATQDANIQFDEIPAMLREQWDQDMARLHYVHGAGPSNVGGGSGSAGGSAAVQEEPSQVVQALQSQVAK; from the exons ATGTTGCAAACAGGTGAGGGATTTGTGGTGGACTTGAGCAAAAGTTCATGCACATGCAATCTGTTTGATTTGGTTGGCATACCATGCAGGCATGCAGTGGCTGCCATAGCATGTAAAAGGATGAAACCAGAAGATTTTGTGCATCCATACTATAAGAGAGCTGCATATGAAGCTACATATGGGCATGAGATCACTCCTATCAATGGCCAAGAGTTATGGCAGCCTACAAATGACCCTGAGATACTTCCTCCCATAAAGAAGAGAGGGCCTGGAAGGCCTAAGAAGCTGAGAAGAAGGGACCCCTTTGAAGATTTAGGTAGCACAAGACTCAGCAGGACTGTTGCTAAACACAAATGCAGTAGGTGTGGTCAGCATGGCCATAATTCAAGGAGATGCCCAAATCCAGTGGAGATTCAAGAACCAGAAGCAGGACAAGGGTCTGAACCAGGACAAGATCCAGTTGCAGCAGGACAAGGATCTCAGCCAGTTGAAACACAAGAGGATGCATCTCAGGTCATCAATGCCACACAAGATGCAAAT ATCCAGTTTGATGAAATACCTGCCATGCTAAGGGAACAATGGGATCAAGACATGGCAAGATTGCACTATGTTCATGGAGCAGGGCCATCTAATGTTGGTGGTGGAAGTGGATCTGCTGGTGGATCTGCTGCTGTTCAAGAGGAGCCATCTCAAGTTGTGCAGGCACTCCAATCTCAAGTTGCTAAATGA
- the LOC130720556 gene encoding ATP sulfurylase 1, chloroplastic-like, with the protein MASMAATTLFVKTPFPSHSLSKSFDTHFSPSLKVNVLTVAKARGVGSGLRVSNGLIEPDGGKLVELLVKDLERDLKKGEALSLPRIKLSKIDVEWVHVLSEGWATPLQGFMRESEFLQTLHFNSLRLDDGTVVNMSVPIVLAIDDAQKHRIGDSKKVALFDSLGNPVAILKDIEIYKHPKEERIARTWGTTAPGLPYVEETITNAGNWLIGGDLEVIEPIKYHDGLDHFRLSPAGLREEFTRRNADAVFAFQLRNPVHNGHALLMTDTRRRLLDMGYKNPVLLLHPLGGYTKADDVPLDWRMKQHEKVLEDGVLDPETTVVSIFPSPMHYAGPTEVQWHAKARINAGANFYIVGRDPAGMSHPVEKKDLYDADHGKKVLSMAPGLERLNILPFKVAAYDKTQGKMAFFDPSRPQDFVFISGTKMRTLARNKENPPNGFMCPGGWKVLVDYYDSVAVSSNGKIPEAVPA; encoded by the exons ATGGCGTCCATGGCAGCAACAACCCTTTTCGTGAAAACCCCTTTCCCCTCTCATTCCCTGTCGAAATCATTCGATACCCATTTTTCTCCGTCGCTCAAAGTCAACGTCTTGACCGTCGCCAAGGCGAGGGGAGTCGGGTCGGGTCTCCGGGTTTCAAACGGGTTGATCGAACCCGATGGTGGGAAGCTGGTGGAGCTTCTGGTGAAGGATTTGGAGAGAGATTTGAAGAAGGGTGAGGCTCTGTCTCTTCCAAGGATCAAGCTCTCTAAGATTGATGTGGAGTGGGTTCACGTTCTGAGTGAAGGATGGGCCACGCCACTTCAAGGATTCATGAGAGAATCCGAGTTCCTCCAAACGCTTCATTTCAACTCACTGCGCCTTGATGATGGCACGGTGGTTAACATGTCTGTGCCGATCGTGCTTGCCATCGATGATGCGCAGAAGCACCGGATCGGTGATTCCAAGAAGGTTGCACTTTTTGATTCTCTGGGCAACCCTGTTGCCATTCTTAAAGA TATTGAAATTTATAAGCACCCTAAAGAAGAAAGGATTGCCCGAACTTGGGGAACCACTGCTCCCGGCCTGCCTTATGTTGAAGAGACTATAACTAATGCTGGGAATTGGCTGATTGGGGGTGACCTAGAGGTTATAGAACCCATCAAGTACCATGATGGGCTCGACCATTTTCGGCTGTCTCCTGCAGGACTCCGTGAGGAGTTCACAAGGCGCAATGCGGATGCTGTGTTTGCTTTCCAGCTCCGGAATCCTGTTCACAATGGTCATGCTTTGCTAATGACTGATACCCGTAGGCGGCTTCTTGACATGGGTTATAAGAATCCTGTCCTCTTGCTTCATCCACTGGGAGGCTACACCAAGGCTGATGATGTCCCACTTGACTGGCGAATGAAACAACACGAGAAG GTACTTGAGGATGGTGTTCTTGATCCAGAGACAACTGTGGTATCCATCTTCCCTTCTCCCATGCACTATGCCGGACCAACTGAGGTGCAGTGGCACGCAAAGGCTAGGATTAATGCAGGGGCCAACTTTTACATAGTTGGTCGTGATCCTGCAGGCATGAGCCATCCTGTTGAGAAAAAAGATCTGTACGACGCTGACCATGGGAAGAAAGTGTTGAGCATGGCTCCAGGACTAGAGCGTCTAAACATTCTTCCTTTCAAg GTTGCCGCATATGACAAGACTCAGGGTAAAATGGCATTCTTTGATCCTTCGAGGCCTCAGGACTTCGTCTTCATATCAGGCACAAAG ATGCGCACACTTGCAAGGAACAAAGAAAACCCTCCTAATGGATTCATGTGCCCTGGCGGTTGGAAGGTGCTTGTTGATTATTACGATAGCGTAGCAGTCTCGAGCAACGGCAAAATTCCAGAAGCTGTTCCAGCTTAA
- the LOC130719959 gene encoding uncharacterized protein At4g04775-like: protein MRRPCSSGSCASSSTYSMPPSGICACGELIVYLTSHTPENPGRHFWRCRNFKTTRDCGFFLWDEDAGVQSSGTQRVVDMLRTELEDSKDKLDELKKKLEDTKMKFEDTKMKLEESKNKISKLQRKLDCELLNKKMAFAAILIVVLAWVVSFCFLYGRKM, encoded by the exons ATGAGAAGACCGTGTTCATCTGGTTCTTGTGCATCCTCGAGCACTTACTCCATGCCTCCAAGCGGAATCTGTGCTTGTGGGGAACTAATTGTGTACCTGACATCTCACACTCCTGAAAATCCAGGAAGACATTTCTGGAGATGCAGGAATTTCAAG ACCACCAGGGACTGTGGTTTCTTCCTGTGGGATGAGGATGCAGGAGTCCAAAGTTCAGGAACACAACGTGTTGTTGATATGTTGAGGACAGAGTTGGAAGATTCAAAGGACAAATTGgatgaattgaagaagaaattgGAGGATACAAAGATGAAATTTGAGGACACAAAGATGAAATTGGAGGAAAGCAAGAACAAAATTAGCAAGCTTCAAAGGAAGCTTGACTGTGAGCTGCTGAATAAGAAAATGGCCTTTGCAGCCATACTGATTGTTGTGTTAGCTTGGGTTGTTAGCTTTTGCTTCCTTTATGGAAGAAAAATGTAA
- the LOC130720966 gene encoding mediator of RNA polymerase II transcription subunit 31, translating to MASKTDGENSTDTTPSLPKNIYKDPDDGRQRFLLELEFVQCLANPTYIHYLAQNRYFEDEAFIGYLKYLQYWQRPEYIKFIMYPHCLYFLERLQNANFRSAMAHPNNKELAHRQQFYFWKNYRNNRLKHILPRSLPEPSATPALPAPASTPIQPPVPALPPAPATNVAVTASSAQAPSPMPYGIPPGSGLAKSDMRNPTVDRRRRK from the exons gccAAAGAATATATACAAAGATCCAGATGATGGGCGACAACGGTTTTTGCTTGAATTGGAATTTGTTCAATGCCTTGCTAATCCTACCTATATCCATT ATTTGGCTCAGAACCGATATTTTGAGGATGAAGCATTCATTGGATACTTAAAGTATCTTCAATATTGGCAACGCCCTGAGTATATCAAATTTATTAT GTATCCTCATTGCCTCTATTTTCTTGAGCGTCTTCAGAATGCAAATTTTCGCAGTGCAATGGCTCATCCTAATAATAAG GAGCTGGCACATAGACAACAATTTTATTTCTGGAAGAACTATAGGAACAATCGGCTAAAACACATTTTACCAAGATCACTTCCTGAACCTAGTGCAACTCCTGCACTTCCTGCTCCTGCGTCAACACCAATACAGCCACCTGTGCCTGCACTGCCACCAGCACCTGCGACCAATGTTGCCGTGACAGCATCATCTGCTCAAGCTCCTTCTCCCATGCCATATGGTATACCTCCTGGCTCTGGTCTTGCTAAAAGTGACATGAGGAATCCTACAGTTGATAGAAGGAGGAGAAAGTGA